From the Primulina tabacum isolate GXHZ01 chromosome 3, ASM2559414v2, whole genome shotgun sequence genome, one window contains:
- the LOC142538719 gene encoding uncharacterized protein LOC142538719, translated as MFHPESFDRIVCAKLPNAHSELYLFSLVVKHMMHGPCGLLNPTCPCMKKNSCKYNYPKEYSEAIKFGTNSYPIYRRRNDNHVINIRGSQLDNRWVVPYNPYLLAKFNCHINVEICSTIQAVKYIYKYIYKGHDKILYTLLGDEHDHIIDEAKNFQAARWISPPESIWRIFDFDLNNVHPAAICLPIHLENEQVVTFAANQSLFSIVNNPTFKKTMLTQFFFMNKYNSYAQSLNCLYVEFPEYFTWHNDSKEWEPRKKTEVIGRIFSCRPSDCEKFYLKLLLMRVRKPSSFKDLRTVNEVTFTTFREAALTLGLIESDNTAEMCIAEASCYLMPHALRQLFATVLVFCCPKNPPQLWLKFQDFLSKFHDFLSKFQDFLSEDFARNKALTPKMISHKVLDIVDNYLHSMGKKLEDFFHTSKDVGLDFNDRLVKDLQSERNICIPKEDLLAVEQLNTKQKSAYTQILYHVRNELASAFFIDGPGGTGKTFLYRALLATIRSNGDIAIATATSGVAASLLPGGRTSHSRFKIPLEESNIKSCSISKQSTLATLIRLAKLIIWDEATMARRDVIEKFNEMLQDIMKSNLLFGDKAPKNMRALSDSLFSSWLLKIGDGIENTNENNEIQIPSRINIPFTDDITSLYALIDEVFPNINDLDSNLSSFVKRAILTARNEFVHEINDVLINKFSSVEMTYFSCDENTSECVIPDQEALFHCSTPQGLPPHKLTLKINSPIILLLNINPAEGLCNGTRLLCKGFNKNVIYAEISVGTHAGKPVFIPRITLESPHDDFSSIPFKRKQFPIRLCYAMTINKAQGQTLDFVGIYLKEPVFSHGQLYVALSRAKNIDQIKVLIRPSTPLVQSTNYTKNVVYREVLDDAHPH; from the exons ATGTTTCATCCTGAGTCATTTGACAGAATTGTTTGCGCAAAATTACCTAATGCCCATTCTGAACTATATTTGTTTTCACTCGTGGTGAAACATATGATGCATGGTCCATGTGGCTTACTTAATCCAACATGCCCTTGcatgaaaaaaaattcttgtaaATATAATTATCCTAAAGAATATTCAGAAGCCATTAAATTTGGAACAAATTCGTACCCAATATATCGCCGTCGAAATGACAATCATGTTATAAACATAAGGGGATCACAACTTGATAACCGTTGGGTTGTTCCTTACAACCCATATTTACTTGCTAAATTTAATTGTCATATTAACGTTGAAATATGTTCAACAATCCAAGCTGTAAAATATATctacaaatatatatacaaaggCCACGATAAGATTTTGTATACATTACTTGGCGATGAACATGATCACATTATTGATGAAGCAAAAAATTTCCAAGCTGCAAGATGGATTTCACCTCCTGAATCCATATGGCGTATTTTCGACTTTGACCTTAACAATGTACATCCAGCTGCTATATGTCTACCGATTCATTTAGAAAATGAACAGGTTGTGACATTTGCTGCGAATCAGTCTTTGTTCAGCATTGTTAACAatccaacatttaaaaaaaccaTGTTAACCCAATTTTTCTTTATGAACAAATACAATAGCTATGCTCAAAGCCTAAATTGTTTGTATGTTGAATTTCCTGAATATTTTACTTGGCATAACGATTCTAAAGAGTGGGAACCACGTAAGAAAACAGAGGTTATAGGCCGGATTTTTAGCTGCCGTCCTTCAGATTGTgaaaagttttatttaaaattgttgCTAATGCGTGtcagaaagccatcttctttcaAGGACTTGAGAACGGTCAATGAGGTGACCTTTACAACATTTAGAGAAGCAGCATTAACATTAGGCTTAATAGAAAGTGATAACACTGCTGAAATGTGTATCGCAGAAGCTTCTTGTTATTTAATGCCTCATGCCTTGCGACAATTATTTGCAACTGTTCTCGTTTTTTGTTGCCCAAAAAATCCTCCTCAGCTATGGTTAAAATTCCAAGACTTTCTCTCAAAATTCCATGACTTTCTCTCAAAATTCCAAGACTTTCTCTCGGAAGATTTTGCTAGGAATAAAGCTCTTACTCCAAAAATGATTAGCCACAAGGTTTTAGACATAGTTGACAATTACCTTCATTCCATGGGTAAAAAATTAGAGGACTTTTTTCATACGTCTAAAGATGTGGGCTTAGATTTTAACGATAGATTGGTAAAAGATTTACAATCTGAGCGTAATATTTGCATACCGAAAGAAGATCTATTAGCTGTTGAACAATTAAatacaaaacaaaaaagtgCTTACACTCAAATCTTATACCATGTTCGTAATGAGCTGGCAAGTGCTTTTTTTATTGACGGCCCTGGGGGCACTGGAAAAACCTTTTTATATAGAGCACTTCTTGCTACAATTCGATCAAATGGTGACATAGCAATTGCAACCGCAACTTCAGGAGTTGCAGCTTCTTTGCTCCCAGGAGGTCGCACTTCCCATTCGAGGTTTAAAATTCCTTTAGAGGAAAGCAATATCAAATCATGTAGCATTAGTAAGCAAAGCACATTAGCAACTTTAATAAGACTAGCAAAactaattatttgggatgaggCTACGATGGCTAGGCGTGATGTCATTGAAAAGTTCAACGAAATGTTGCAAGACATAATGAAATCAAATTTATTGTTCGGCG ATAAAGCTCCAAAAAATATGCGTGCATTGTCTGATTCTCTCTTTTCATCTTGGCTGTTGAAAATTGGTGATGGAATTGAGAATACTAATGAAAACAACGAAATCCAAATCCCATCTCGCATTAATATTCCATTCACAGATGATATAACTTCTTTGTATGCTTTAATAGACGAGGTTTTCCCAAACATTAATGAcctagattcaaatttatcttcaTTTGTAAAACGCGCTATACTTACAGCAAGGAACGAATTTGTCCACGAAATAAATGATGTTCTTATTAACAAGTTTTCTAGCGTAGAGATGACGTACTTTAGTTGTGATGAAAATACAAGTGAATGTGTTATACCAGATCAAGAAGCTTTATTCCACTGTTCAACTCCGCAAGGGCTTCCTCCACACAAACTAACATTGAAAATAAATTCACCCATAATATTGCTACTAAACATTAATCCAGCCGAAGGCCTTTGTAATGGTACGCGCTTACTTTGCAAAGGATTTAACAAAAATGTTATTTATGCTGAAATCTCAGTAGGCACACATGCAGGAAAACCTGTATTCATTCCTCGAATAACATTAGAATCTCCACACGATGATTTTTCATCTATTCCATTTAAAAGAAAACAATTCCCAATTCGTTTATGTTATGCAATGACAATTAACAAAGCACAAGGACAAACTTTGGATTTTGTGGGTATCTATTTAAAAGAACCAGTTTTCTCACATGGTCAACTTTATGTTGCATTGTCAAGAGCTAAAAATATAGATCAAATAAAAGTGCTTATTAGACCATCAACCCCGTTAGTTCAAAGTACTAACTACACAAAAAACGTAGTATATCGTGAGGTTTTGGACGATGCACATCCTCATTGA
- the LOC142538720 gene encoding uncharacterized protein LOC142538720 — translation MVDCKFCGALRLYAEPPTFCCSLGEINLLPSEMPSELVQLYVGNSDDAKEFTTCIRSYNNMFVFTSMGVHCDTAFSKRNAGVYIFRVQGQLYHFICEIIPPENETPKNLQLYFFDTEHELSNRLCISSKFKDTLTQKLMYILSKNPYENFFHGLNSVANLDEYKIGLQADPITDQQVFNEPTVSQVAGIWLETDDKNRNTGQHIQVYPKNSCPQIIKHYFGCYDPLQYPLIFPNGEPGWHRNIKRLDQKQKNLHPRPTCGGENINCIENSASAEFFISTEIQASKKARKQRTTVSCREYYCYKLQIRKNDKSFLLHTGRLLQKYIVDMHIKIETSRLEFFRTPSMQNRLRNEAYNGLLDSLTQGCEVGSDVGKRVILPTSLIGGPRDMRKRYMDAIALVQRYGKPDIFLTMTSNPNWAEIKSLCLPSDEIQNRPDLVSRIFHAKLQILSDELFKKDIFGHIIAYTSVIEFQKEAYPMLIFCLF, via the exons ATGGTGGACTGTAAATTTTGTGGTGCATTGCGCCTATATGCTGAACCACCAACATTTTGCTGTTCGTTAGGAGAAATAAATCTTTTGCCTTCAGAAATGCCTTCTGAGTTAGTACAACTGTACGTTGGTAATTCCGATGACGCAAAAGAATTCACTACATGTATTCGTAGCTATAATAACATGTTTGTCTTCACATCAATGGGCGTACATTGTGATACAGCTTTTTCCAAAAGAAATGCTGGTGTTTATATATTTCGTGTGCAAGGTCAACTTTATCATTTTATTTGCGAAATAATACCGCCAGAGAATGAAACACCCAAAAATCTACAACTATATTTCTTTGATACTGAACATGAACTGTCTAACCGCCTATGCATTAGCTCAAAATTTAAGGATACTCTTACTCAGAAATTAATGTACATCTTATCAAAAAACCCATATGAAAATTTTTTCCATGGTCTAAATAGTGTTGCCAACTTAGACGAATATAAAATTGGTTTGCAAGCCGATCCTATTACTGACCAACAAGTTTTTAACGAACCCACTGTATCTCAGGTTGCTGGAATATGGTTAGAAACTGACGACAAAAATCGAAACACCGGCCAACATATACAAGTATATCCAAAAAACAGTTGCCCAcaaataattaaacattactttgGTTGCTATGATCCTTTGCAATACCCTCTTATATTCCCAAATGGGGAGCCAGGTTGGCATCGAAACATTAAACGATTagatcaaaaacaaaaaaatttgcaTCCTAGACCAACTTGTGGCGGTGAAAACATCAATTGCATAGAAAACTCTGCAAGTGCAGAATTTTTTATAAGCACTGAAATTCAAG CTTCGAAAAAAGCCAGAAAACAAAGGACTACGGTGTCATGCCGTGAGTATTACTGTTACAAATTACAAATAAGGAAAAACGATAAGTCTTTCTTACTACACACTGGTAGGCTTTTGCAAAAATATATAGTAGACATGCATATTAAAATTGAAACATCAAGATTAGAATTTTTTAGGACTCCAAGTATGCAAAATCGTTTGCGAAATGAGGCCTATAATGGGTTGTTAGATAGTCTCACACAAGGGTGTGAGGTAGGCTCAGACGTTGGAAAACGCGTAATATTACCTACGTCTTTAATTGGTGGGCCTAGAGATATGCGTAAAAGATACATGGATGCTATTGCGTTGGTCCAACGTTATGGGAAGCCTGATATCTTTTTAACAATGACTTCGAATCCGAATTGGGCTGAAATAAAGTCTCTTTGTCTTCCATCTGATGAAATCCAGAATAGACCTGATTTGGTCTCTAGGATTTTCCATGCAAAGCTCCAAATTTTAAGCGATGAACTATTTAAGAAAGATATCTTTGGCCATATTATTGCGTACACTAGCGTGATAGAATTTCAAAAAGAGGCCTACCCCATGCTCATTTTCTGCTTATTTTAA